One genomic segment of Spirochaetota bacterium includes these proteins:
- a CDS encoding 4Fe-4S dicluster domain-containing protein, translating to MDMYEQLRDVLDSHPTTAPKSKAIIEILKILFTPDEAAVALAMSFKAGSIGKIAAAASLPEPETEKRLEAMANKGILFSKSKDGKKIYGLVPLIPGVFEFPFMKSDGSPMYQRLGRLWEEYHHEALGASFAGNPTPLMRVVAVEKSLKAENRVHPYEEVKHFINSANFIALADCACRTSVGKCDKPKDVCLIFEGAGEFLVERGFARHITREEGMRVLDRSEEAGLVHTSNNSAEKANLICNCCPCCCTVLRGKTQIKHPHAFEPSRFEARVSGADCTGCGVCADERCPVKAIEMKEGIAVANAVECIGCGLCVTGCPTEAIYLAERKSIPAIPATITEMGVRIAQEKGRFDKFIKIMQR from the coding sequence ATGGATATGTACGAACAACTCAGGGACGTGCTCGATTCGCATCCCACTACCGCGCCGAAGTCAAAGGCAATCATCGAAATCCTTAAGATTCTCTTCACCCCCGATGAGGCTGCCGTGGCGTTAGCCATGAGCTTCAAGGCCGGCAGCATCGGTAAAATAGCGGCGGCGGCATCACTGCCGGAACCGGAAACCGAAAAGAGGCTCGAGGCGATGGCGAACAAGGGGATACTCTTTTCAAAAAGCAAAGACGGGAAAAAAATCTACGGTCTGGTGCCGCTCATCCCCGGCGTGTTCGAGTTCCCCTTCATGAAAAGCGACGGCTCGCCGATGTACCAGCGGCTGGGCCGGCTCTGGGAGGAATATCATCACGAGGCGCTGGGCGCGTCGTTCGCCGGCAACCCGACGCCCCTCATGAGGGTCGTCGCCGTGGAAAAATCTTTAAAGGCGGAAAACCGCGTCCACCCCTATGAAGAAGTGAAACACTTCATCAACAGCGCAAACTTCATTGCCCTTGCCGACTGCGCCTGCCGCACGAGCGTGGGAAAATGCGACAAGCCGAAAGACGTCTGCCTCATCTTCGAGGGTGCGGGCGAGTTCCTTGTTGAGCGCGGATTCGCCCGGCACATCACCAGGGAAGAGGGGATGCGGGTGCTGGACCGTTCGGAAGAGGCCGGCCTTGTCCACACCAGCAACAACAGCGCGGAAAAGGCCAACCTGATATGCAACTGCTGCCCCTGCTGCTGCACGGTCCTGCGCGGCAAGACACAGATCAAGCACCCCCACGCCTTCGAGCCGAGCCGCTTCGAGGCCCGGGTCAGCGGTGCCGACTGCACCGGCTGCGGCGTCTGCGCGGACGAGCGCTGCCCGGTAAAGGCAATCGAGATGAAGGAGGGCATCGCCGTCGCCAACGCCGTGGAATGCATCGGCTGCGGTCTCTGCGTCACCGGCTGTCCGACCGAAGCGATATATCTGGCCGAGCGGAAATCAATTCCCGCCATCCCGGCCACCATCACGGAGATGGGCGTCAGGATCGCACAGGAGAAAGGGCGGTTCGATAAATTCATCAAGATCATGCAGCGGTAG
- a CDS encoding MnmC family methyltransferase codes for MKSLHLIPTEDGTPSLYSDEYGQAMHTHSGAYTEALVKHVRPSGILARDEGALRVLDVGFGIGYNTLALLSEFRRDGRGQRLEIVTLEKDLPPVEIMESISFQGEMGALYGMLKKLNGHSEVREDNFTVRMLTGDARKTVRDLIASRYHAIFHDPYSPAKNPELWTVEFFRELYRVADDGCTLTTYSGALQVRAALMEAGFVIGRGPAMGHKREGTLATKGARLEPLDEMARGELQSSVKATPYRDKTLAAGREEILNRRKDEMAARRKS; via the coding sequence ATGAAATCACTCCACCTCATCCCAACCGAAGACGGCACCCCGTCCCTCTATTCCGACGAGTACGGCCAGGCGATGCACACGCACTCCGGCGCCTACACCGAGGCGCTCGTCAAGCACGTGCGCCCTTCGGGAATCCTCGCGCGCGATGAGGGCGCACTGCGCGTTCTTGACGTGGGCTTCGGGATCGGCTATAATACACTTGCTCTGCTTTCGGAATTCAGACGGGACGGACGGGGCCAAAGACTCGAAATCGTTACGCTTGAAAAGGACCTTCCGCCCGTTGAAATAATGGAAAGTATTTCGTTCCAGGGAGAGATGGGAGCGCTCTACGGGATGCTGAAAAAACTGAATGGACACAGCGAGGTGCGCGAAGATAATTTCACCGTACGGATGCTAACCGGCGACGCGAGGAAAACGGTCCGTGATCTCATCGCATCGCGCTACCACGCCATCTTTCACGACCCGTACTCCCCGGCCAAAAACCCGGAGCTCTGGACGGTCGAATTCTTCCGGGAGCTTTACCGCGTGGCGGATGATGGATGCACGCTCACCACTTATTCCGGCGCGCTCCAGGTACGCGCGGCGCTTATGGAGGCCGGATTCGTCATCGGGAGGGGGCCGGCGATGGGGCACAAGCGAGAGGGAACGCTGGCGACGAAGGGAGCTCGCCTCGAGCCGCTCGACGAGATGGCCCGCGGGGAGCTTCAGAGCTCCGTAAAGGCGACCCCCTACCGCGACAAAACCCTCGCCGCCGGGCGCGAGGAAATACTTAATCGCAGAAAAGACGAAATGGCGGCGCGGAGAAAATCATAA
- a CDS encoding TetR family transcriptional regulator C-terminal domain-containing protein, with protein MAREDTRQLILTNGAKLVHSKGFASTGIQEILDASSVPKGSFYFYFKSKEDFGRALVDHYSKYISAMFDKYLSDTGSLPLDRLKRFFEDSCQFYRGTRFFSGCPIGNLAQEMSGLSEPLREKLNEAYSKMRSSLRACIMEAQEQGQIDRSMSAGNLAMFILNGWEGALIDMKLSRSVAPLVVFKDMLFGCVIK; from the coding sequence ATGGCCAGAGAAGACACCAGACAACTCATCCTCACTAATGGAGCAAAACTTGTCCATTCCAAAGGATTCGCAAGCACGGGAATCCAGGAAATCCTTGACGCCTCGTCCGTGCCAAAGGGCTCATTCTATTTTTACTTTAAAAGCAAAGAGGATTTCGGCCGGGCCCTGGTGGACCATTACAGTAAATACATTTCCGCCATGTTCGACAAATATCTGAGTGACACAGGCAGCCTCCCCCTGGACAGGCTCAAACGCTTTTTCGAAGACAGCTGTCAATTTTATAGGGGCACCCGATTCTTCAGCGGCTGTCCCATCGGCAACCTGGCGCAGGAGATGAGCGGTTTGAGCGAACCTCTCAGGGAGAAATTAAACGAGGCATATTCCAAAATGCGCTCATCTCTCCGCGCGTGCATTATGGAAGCGCAGGAACAAGGCCAGATCGACCGGAGCATGAGCGCCGGCAATCTTGCCATGTTCATCCTGAACGGCTGGGAAGGCGCCCTCATCGACATGAAGCTGTCGAGGAGCGTTGCGCCCCTGGTTGTTTTCAAGGATATGCTGTTCGGTTGTGTTATTAAATGA
- a CDS encoding radical SAM protein encodes MEASYIHLYETGRLAEIEAALRERMARCDLCPHRCLADRTAGKTGKCRSGMLPVVSSSHAHFGEESCLVGKRGSGAIFMTHCNLFCIFCQNYDISHLGHGDETTYDEFAGMMLVLQSRECHNINIVTPTHMVYAVIRALLIAVPKGLCVPLVYNSGGYDSADTLRRIEGVFDIYMPDFKYMDADTAKRLSGADDYPLRAMEALREMHRQVGDLEIDGRGIAHRGLLVRHLVLPNNLSATDRVIAFLASLSENTYLNLMDQYRPEYRARECADLRRRATIAEFDEAVEWARRAGLSRLDKWR; translated from the coding sequence ATGGAAGCATCGTATATTCACCTGTACGAAACCGGCCGACTTGCGGAAATCGAGGCCGCGCTGCGCGAACGCATGGCCCGATGCGACCTCTGCCCGCACCGTTGCCTGGCCGACCGCACCGCCGGAAAAACCGGGAAATGCAGAAGCGGCATGCTCCCCGTCGTATCCTCTTCCCACGCGCACTTCGGCGAGGAGTCGTGCCTGGTGGGGAAGCGCGGCTCGGGCGCCATCTTCATGACGCACTGTAACCTCTTTTGCATCTTCTGCCAGAACTACGACATCTCGCACCTTGGTCATGGCGACGAGACTACATACGATGAATTCGCCGGCATGATGCTCGTACTGCAATCGCGGGAGTGCCACAATATCAACATCGTCACGCCCACCCACATGGTTTACGCGGTCATCCGCGCCCTCCTCATCGCCGTGCCGAAGGGACTGTGCGTTCCGCTGGTCTACAACTCGGGCGGCTACGATTCGGCGGACACGCTCCGCCGGATCGAAGGCGTGTTCGACATCTACATGCCCGACTTCAAGTACATGGACGCCGACACGGCCAAACGCCTCAGCGGCGCGGACGATTATCCGCTTCGGGCCATGGAGGCGCTTCGCGAGATGCATCGGCAGGTCGGCGACCTCGAAATCGACGGCCGCGGCATCGCGCACCGTGGGCTTCTGGTGCGCCATCTGGTGCTGCCGAACAATCTTTCAGCAACCGACCGGGTCATCGCCTTTCTCGCGTCACTGTCTGAAAACACCTATCTCAATCTGATGGACCAGTACCGCCCCGAGTACCGGGCGCGGGAGTGCGCGGACCTGCGCCGCCGTGCGACGATCGCCGAGTTTGACGAAGCGGTTGAATGGGCGCGAAGGGCGGGACTCTCGCGGCTTGACAAATGGAGATAA
- a CDS encoding DUF2892 domain-containing protein, protein MVQNVGPADRYIRFLVGLSFLLNIIILEPGFFGGLILFILGAGFLVSVFTGNCWVYTLLKVDTCAEAREATAESAAPHGHDH, encoded by the coding sequence ATGGTACAGAACGTTGGACCGGCCGACAGGTACATCAGGTTTCTCGTCGGCCTCTCCTTTCTGCTGAACATCATCATCCTCGAGCCGGGCTTCTTCGGCGGATTGATTCTTTTCATACTTGGCGCCGGGTTTCTGGTCTCGGTCTTTACCGGCAACTGCTGGGTGTACACGCTTCTCAAAGTCGACACCTGCGCCGAAGCCCGCGAAGCCACCGCCGAAAGCGCCGCGCCGCACGGCCACGACCACTGA
- a CDS encoding epoxyqueuosine reductase — MKEEIRKYAMSCGVDDAGFAAVSDYNSPQGPKIETLFPEAKSIVVLCVKEMSHVDSPNPQVAMNGRLDIMEFARATSYKMARFLETKCGARAMTVPLSYPLELSPQNQRSVADVSLRHAAVAAGLGTFGRHNLVIHPRLGPRVLFMAILTDLALPADPPVTEDICSRCNICAESCPASALDVEGQTDFIKCLMTSQPYGLAKTIGFWMKWADKPPEEQKKMLLSKDFFMMYQAGFIGFQYFCFKCYASCPARR, encoded by the coding sequence ATGAAAGAAGAAATACGAAAATACGCCATGAGTTGCGGAGTGGATGACGCGGGATTTGCCGCAGTATCCGACTACAACAGCCCCCAGGGCCCGAAAATCGAGACGCTTTTTCCTGAAGCGAAATCCATCGTGGTCTTATGCGTCAAGGAAATGTCCCATGTAGACAGCCCCAATCCCCAGGTCGCCATGAACGGCCGTCTGGACATCATGGAATTCGCCCGGGCAACCAGCTACAAGATGGCCAGGTTTCTCGAAACAAAATGCGGCGCCCGCGCCATGACCGTGCCCCTCTCGTACCCCCTGGAGCTGAGCCCGCAAAACCAGAGAAGCGTGGCCGATGTGTCCCTGCGGCATGCTGCGGTCGCTGCAGGATTGGGCACGTTCGGCCGCCACAACCTTGTGATCCATCCGCGCCTGGGGCCGCGCGTGCTTTTCATGGCGATACTGACCGACCTGGCGCTCCCCGCTGACCCGCCGGTGACGGAGGACATATGCTCCCGGTGCAACATCTGCGCGGAAAGCTGCCCGGCATCCGCCCTGGACGTGGAAGGTCAGACTGATTTTATAAAATGCCTTATGACATCGCAGCCCTATGGCCTGGCGAAGACAATCGGATTCTGGATGAAATGGGCCGACAAGCCCCCGGAGGAGCAGAAAAAAATGCTCCTGTCCAAAGACTTTTTCATGATGTATCAGGCCGGTTTTATTGGCTTTCAATATTTCTGTTTCAAGTGCTACGCCTCCTGCCCGGCGAGAAGGTGA
- a CDS encoding gamma carbonic anhydrase family protein produces MPVYAFDGKKPVIGKGTWIAPNAYVIGDVRIGDRCYIGFGAVIRGDFGRIEIGDECAIEEGVVIHGPTQTLIGNRVIAGHMAMIHNATIRDCALIGMQAMICDNCVIGEWAIVAEKSMVLKNMTLPGKKIYRGIPAAEVADLQQRHYDYLSFGQLAYVDLAEKYRESFERMDRL; encoded by the coding sequence ATGCCGGTATACGCGTTTGATGGAAAAAAGCCGGTAATCGGCAAGGGGACATGGATCGCCCCGAATGCTTATGTGATAGGCGATGTGCGCATCGGCGACAGGTGCTATATCGGCTTCGGCGCCGTTATCAGGGGCGATTTCGGGAGGATTGAAATAGGTGACGAGTGCGCGATCGAGGAGGGGGTCGTGATCCATGGCCCGACACAGACCCTCATCGGCAACCGCGTCATAGCGGGCCATATGGCCATGATTCACAACGCGACGATCCGGGACTGTGCGCTTATCGGCATGCAGGCGATGATCTGCGACAATTGCGTTATCGGCGAATGGGCGATAGTCGCGGAAAAATCAATGGTCCTGAAAAACATGACACTGCCCGGAAAAAAGATATATCGCGGCATACCGGCGGCCGAGGTGGCCGATCTGCAGCAGCGGCATTACGATTATCTCTCATTCGGCCAGCTGGCATACGTGGACCTCGCCGAAAAATACCGGGAATCTTTCGAACGCATGGACCGGCTATAA